Proteins from a genomic interval of Desulfovibrio piger:
- the metG gene encoding methionine--tRNA ligase, whose translation MKNFYITTPIYYVNAKPHLGHAYTTIVADSLSRFHKTLGDNTMFLTGTDEHGDKIVKAAEKQGVSPKEFVDGISGLFQQLWPHLGIENDAFVRTTDEDHKARVQRFLQQVYDAGDIYFGEFGGHYCYGCERFYTEKELENGLCPQHLTKPEFISEKNYFFRMSKYLPWLREYIESHPDFIRPERYRNEVLSMLESGALEDLCISRPKSRLTWGIELPFDKDYVCYVWFDALLNYISALGWPDGEKYKTFWPGEHLVAKDILKPHAVFWPTMLKAAGLPVYQHLNVHGYWLVRDTKMSKSLGNVVEPLEMRQKYGLDAFRYFLLREMHFGSDASFSEEGMVTRINADLANDLGNLFSRVLSMTAKYFESKVPQPGEFSEDDKAIVELCATAMTNYIQLFGNTQFAQGLDSLWDLVRALNKYVDSQAPWTLFKQGDTTRLGTVMYVLLSAMRKVALCLWAVMPDASRTLLEQLGQQPGEGPVTTSLEAEAGNFDGLQPGTEVAASSNLFPRIDVKALQQEAPAEKAPKAKKEKKQEAPKVAPAAEGQSGEISFDQFKAVEMRAGTVVVAEKHPNADRILRLEIDFDEGQPRQILSGLADYYKPEELVGKQVIAVLNLAPRKIRGLMSNGMVLTAEKDGKLSVLTPAAPVPNGSQIA comes from the coding sequence GTGAAGAACTTTTATATCACCACCCCCATTTACTATGTGAATGCCAAGCCCCATCTGGGACATGCCTATACCACCATCGTGGCCGACTCCCTGTCGCGCTTCCACAAGACCCTGGGCGACAACACCATGTTCCTGACCGGTACGGACGAGCACGGTGACAAGATCGTCAAGGCCGCCGAAAAGCAGGGCGTCTCCCCCAAGGAATTCGTGGACGGCATCAGCGGCCTGTTCCAGCAGCTGTGGCCGCATCTGGGCATCGAGAACGACGCCTTCGTGCGTACCACCGACGAAGATCACAAGGCCCGCGTGCAGCGCTTCCTGCAGCAGGTCTATGATGCCGGCGACATCTATTTCGGCGAGTTCGGCGGCCACTACTGCTACGGCTGCGAACGCTTCTATACGGAAAAGGAGCTGGAGAACGGCCTGTGCCCCCAGCATCTGACCAAGCCTGAATTCATCAGCGAGAAGAACTACTTCTTCCGCATGTCCAAGTACCTGCCCTGGCTGCGGGAATACATCGAGAGCCATCCCGACTTCATCCGCCCCGAGCGCTACCGCAACGAAGTGCTGTCCATGCTGGAATCGGGCGCGCTGGAAGATCTGTGCATCTCCCGTCCCAAGTCCCGCCTGACCTGGGGCATCGAACTGCCCTTCGACAAGGATTACGTCTGCTATGTGTGGTTCGACGCCCTGCTGAACTACATCAGCGCCCTGGGCTGGCCCGACGGTGAAAAGTACAAGACCTTCTGGCCCGGCGAACATCTGGTGGCCAAGGACATCCTCAAGCCCCATGCCGTGTTCTGGCCCACCATGCTCAAGGCCGCGGGCCTGCCCGTGTACCAGCACCTGAACGTGCACGGTTACTGGCTGGTGCGCGATACCAAGATGTCCAAATCCCTGGGCAACGTGGTGGAACCGCTGGAGATGCGCCAGAAGTACGGTCTGGACGCCTTCCGCTATTTCCTGCTGCGCGAGATGCATTTCGGTTCCGATGCCTCCTTCAGCGAAGAAGGCATGGTGACCCGCATCAACGCCGACCTGGCCAACGACCTGGGCAACCTGTTCAGCCGCGTGCTGTCCATGACGGCCAAGTATTTTGAGAGCAAGGTGCCCCAGCCCGGCGAATTCAGCGAAGACGACAAGGCCATCGTCGAGCTGTGCGCCACGGCCATGACCAATTACATCCAGCTGTTCGGCAACACCCAGTTCGCCCAGGGCCTGGATTCCCTGTGGGATCTGGTGCGCGCGCTCAACAAATACGTGGATTCGCAGGCGCCGTGGACCCTGTTCAAGCAGGGCGACACCACGCGTCTGGGCACGGTCATGTACGTGCTGCTGTCGGCCATGCGCAAGGTGGCCCTGTGTCTGTGGGCCGTCATGCCCGATGCCTCCCGCACCCTGCTGGAGCAGCTGGGCCAGCAGCCCGGCGAAGGCCCTGTGACCACCTCGCTGGAAGCCGAGGCCGGCAACTTTGACGGTCTGCAGCCCGGCACCGAAGTGGCGGCCAGCTCCAACCTTTTCCCGCGCATCGACGTCAAGGCCCTGCAGCAGGAAGCTCCGGCCGAAAAGGCCCCCAAGGCCAAGAAGGAAAAGAAGCAGGAAGCCCCCAAGGTCGCTCCTGCCGCCGAAGGCCAGAGCGGTGAGATCAGCTTCGACCAGTTCAAGGCCGTGGAGATGCGCGCCGGGACCGTGGTCGTGGCGGAAAAGCATCCCAATGCCGACCGCATCCTGCGTCTGGAGATCGACTTTGACGAAGGCCAGCCGCGCCAGATCCTGTCCGGCCTGGCCGACTACTACAAACCCGAGGAGCTGGTGGGCAAGCAGGTCATCGCCGTGCTCAACCTGGCGCCGCGCAAGATCCGTGGCCTCATGTCCAACGGCATGGTGCTGACCGCGGAAAAGGACGGCAAGCTCTCCGTCCTGACGCCCGCCGCGCCTGTGCCCAACGGCAGCCAGATCGCCTAG
- a CDS encoding undecaprenyl-diphosphate phosphatase, producing MDNLWVAFILSIVEGLTEYLPVSSSGHLVLVGDLLNFSGEKAATFQVVIQLGAIMAVVVLYWGRFWGLLRPQQGVPFAGLRGIWMLFLTCVPACVLGLLLHSQIKSLFTPSMVLIPFVIGALLMIFVERRQFHPRYETLDDMTPGLAFGIGCFQCLALFPGFSRSAATIMGGMILGARRPLAAEYSFIAAVPIMVAATGFDLLKSLHLFTAADIPFFAVGMIGSFISALIAVKAFVRLVGHMTLVPFAVYRLLLAPFIWYFMVH from the coding sequence ATGGATAATTTGTGGGTTGCGTTCATCCTCAGCATCGTGGAAGGGCTGACGGAATACCTGCCGGTCTCGTCCTCGGGCCATCTGGTGCTGGTGGGCGATCTGCTCAATTTCAGCGGTGAAAAAGCTGCCACCTTCCAGGTGGTCATCCAGCTGGGCGCCATCATGGCGGTGGTCGTCCTCTACTGGGGACGCTTCTGGGGCCTGCTGCGGCCGCAACAGGGCGTGCCCTTTGCCGGTCTGCGCGGCATCTGGATGCTCTTCCTCACCTGCGTGCCCGCCTGTGTGCTGGGCCTGCTGCTGCACTCCCAGATCAAGAGCCTGTTCACGCCGAGCATGGTGCTGATCCCCTTCGTCATCGGCGCCCTGCTGATGATCTTTGTGGAGCGCCGCCAGTTCCATCCCCGTTATGAGACCCTGGACGACATGACGCCCGGCCTGGCCTTCGGCATCGGCTGCTTCCAGTGCCTGGCCCTGTTCCCCGGCTTTTCCCGTTCGGCGGCCACCATCATGGGCGGCATGATCCTGGGGGCCCGCCGTCCGCTGGCGGCCGAATATTCGTTCATCGCCGCCGTGCCCATCATGGTGGCGGCCACGGGCTTTGACCTGCTCAAGAGCCTGCATCTGTTCACCGCGGCGGACATCCCCTTCTTTGCCGTGGGCATGATCGGCTCCTTTATTTCCGCCCTGATCGCGGTCAAGGCCTTCGTGAGGCTGGTGGGTCATATGACCCTGGTGCCCTTTGCCGTGTACCGCCTGCTGCTGGCTCCCTTTATCTGGTATTTCATGGTGCATTAA
- a CDS encoding Bug family tripartite tricarboxylate transporter substrate binding protein → MKKILAFLVMALLAMPLAASAWTPDGDVTVIVAYKAGSGTDTGARLLASQAEKYVGKTLIINNLPGGDGKIGWTELVNSKPDGRTIGFINLPTFTTLAVQPGSTFAVSDVVPVCNQLSETGVVVVRANSPWKSLKELVDACKAKGNLRCSTNGVEASNHTAAQLLATSAGFDYKAIPYGGTADQLLALRQGEVHFSCAKVADVAALCSGDKPELRILGVFNTARLPEYPDVPTLGELGYYKEWYGSARALVLPKGTPQEIVDFYVEAFRKTMQDPACIEAHQKAGMSLDFKDNKQLAELIAAQEIFCRDVVSKLYKK, encoded by the coding sequence ATGAAAAAGATCCTTGCTTTCCTGGTCATGGCCCTGCTGGCCATGCCGCTGGCAGCTTCTGCGTGGACCCCTGACGGCGATGTGACCGTCATCGTGGCTTACAAGGCCGGTTCCGGCACGGATACCGGTGCGCGCCTGCTGGCTTCTCAGGCCGAGAAGTATGTGGGCAAGACCCTGATCATCAACAACCTGCCCGGCGGCGACGGCAAGATCGGCTGGACCGAGCTGGTCAACTCCAAGCCCGACGGCCGCACCATCGGCTTCATCAACCTGCCCACCTTCACCACCCTGGCCGTGCAGCCCGGCTCCACCTTCGCCGTCAGCGACGTGGTGCCCGTCTGCAACCAGCTGAGCGAGACCGGCGTGGTGGTCGTGCGCGCCAACAGCCCCTGGAAGAGCCTCAAGGAACTGGTGGATGCCTGTAAGGCCAAGGGCAACCTGCGCTGCTCCACCAACGGTGTGGAAGCTTCCAACCATACCGCCGCCCAGCTGCTGGCCACTTCCGCCGGCTTCGATTACAAGGCCATCCCCTACGGCGGTACCGCCGACCAGCTGCTGGCCCTGCGCCAGGGCGAAGTGCACTTCTCCTGCGCCAAGGTGGCCGACGTGGCCGCCCTGTGCAGCGGTGACAAGCCCGAACTGCGCATCCTGGGCGTGTTCAACACCGCCCGTCTGCCCGAATACCCCGACGTGCCCACCCTGGGCGAGCTGGGCTATTACAAGGAATGGTACGGTTCCGCCCGTGCGCTGGTGCTGCCCAAGGGCACCCCGCAGGAGATCGTGGACTTCTATGTGGAAGCCTTCCGCAAGACCATGCAGGATCCCGCCTGCATCGAGGCTCACCAGAAGGCCGGCATGAGCCTTGATTTCAAGGACAACAAGCAGCTGGCCGAACTCATCGCCGCGCAGGAGATCTTCTGCCGCGACGTGGTCTCCAAGCTGTACAAGAAGTAA
- a CDS encoding tripartite tricarboxylate transporter TctB family protein, whose product MKRSDIGVTALVYAFTLFFLYMTLELPPDAQTYPLCLIAGLLILNTCYLVRCLWQLRRQAGIHNDLPDLFAGFQWKQFAFICLGCVGYMLLMHVAGFYIASICYLVGTLAFLRVPRWHIVLTVVVMAALIYAVFTLFLKVPLPVGLLFK is encoded by the coding sequence ATGAAACGATCCGATATCGGCGTGACGGCACTGGTGTATGCCTTCACGCTCTTTTTTCTGTACATGACCCTGGAACTGCCGCCGGACGCGCAGACCTATCCCCTCTGCCTCATCGCCGGCCTGCTGATCCTGAATACCTGCTATCTGGTGCGCTGCCTGTGGCAGCTGCGCCGCCAGGCGGGCATCCACAATGATCTGCCCGATCTGTTCGCGGGCTTCCAGTGGAAGCAGTTCGCCTTCATCTGCCTGGGCTGCGTGGGCTACATGCTGCTCATGCATGTGGCGGGCTTTTATATCGCCAGTATCTGCTATCTTGTGGGCACGCTGGCCTTTTTGCGTGTCCCGCGCTGGCATATCGTGCTGACGGTAGTGGTCATGGCCGCGCTCATCTACGCGGTGTTCACGCTTTTCCTCAAGGTCCCGCTGCCTGTGGGCCTGCTGTTCAAGTAA
- a CDS encoding tripartite tricarboxylate transporter permease → MTDTLALMAAGFMHAISPINLLAMLASTIVGITIGCLPGLSAAMGVALLLPVTFGMDPATGLIVLGGIYCGAIFGGSISAILIHTPGTPASAATAIEGYQLTLRGKAAKALFTACFASFCGGLLSCISLYFFSPLLAQLAMKFKSPEYFWLSLFGLTIIAGVSSKSILKGLISGGIGLLISTIGMDPMEGVPRFMFGQTTLYNGVNTTCALIGLFSMSQVLILAEKRIVQRPKASAMTDRFGLSKAEYKRITPTIIRSWLIGNIVGILPGAGASIACFMGYNEARRFSKHKDEFGKGSIEGVAGSEAANNAVTGGSLIPTLTLGIPGESVTAVLMGGLIIHGLQPGPELFTTYAGMTYTFFAGFVLVQFFMLGVGMLGCKGFAQISRLSDAILIPSIFLLCVVGSYAIHNNVVEVAIMLIFGVIGYLARKFDFNAAAIVLGLILGPIGERGLRRSLLISDGDPSILFSTSLCWILIALCVLGVLSPLLMERMERRMRESAES, encoded by the coding sequence ATGACGGATACTCTGGCTCTCATGGCTGCAGGCTTCATGCATGCCATCTCGCCCATCAATCTGCTGGCCATGCTGGCGTCCACCATCGTGGGCATCACCATCGGCTGCCTGCCCGGCCTTTCCGCCGCCATGGGCGTGGCCCTGCTGCTGCCCGTCACCTTCGGCATGGATCCGGCCACGGGCCTGATCGTGCTGGGCGGCATCTACTGCGGTGCCATCTTCGGCGGCTCCATCAGCGCCATCCTCATCCATACGCCCGGCACGCCCGCTTCGGCGGCCACCGCCATCGAAGGCTATCAGCTCACCCTGCGCGGCAAGGCGGCCAAGGCCCTGTTCACAGCCTGCTTCGCTTCCTTCTGCGGCGGTCTTCTGAGCTGCATTTCGCTGTACTTCTTCTCCCCGCTGCTGGCGCAGCTGGCCATGAAGTTCAAGAGCCCGGAATATTTCTGGCTCTCGCTCTTCGGCCTGACCATCATCGCGGGCGTATCGTCCAAGTCCATCCTCAAGGGCCTCATCTCCGGCGGCATCGGCCTGCTCATCTCCACCATCGGCATGGACCCCATGGAAGGGGTGCCGCGTTTCATGTTCGGGCAGACGACCCTCTATAATGGCGTCAACACCACCTGCGCCCTCATCGGCCTGTTCTCCATGTCGCAGGTGCTCATCCTGGCGGAAAAGCGCATCGTGCAGCGGCCCAAGGCTTCGGCCATGACCGACCGTTTCGGCCTGAGCAAGGCGGAATACAAGCGCATCACGCCCACCATCATCCGGTCGTGGCTCATCGGCAACATCGTGGGCATCCTGCCCGGTGCGGGTGCCTCCATCGCCTGCTTCATGGGCTATAACGAGGCCCGCCGCTTCTCCAAGCACAAGGATGAATTCGGCAAGGGCTCCATCGAAGGCGTGGCGGGTTCCGAGGCGGCCAACAACGCCGTGACCGGCGGCTCGCTCATCCCCACCCTGACCCTGGGCATCCCCGGCGAGTCCGTGACCGCCGTGCTCATGGGCGGCCTCATCATCCACGGCCTGCAGCCCGGACCGGAGCTGTTCACCACCTATGCCGGCATGACCTACACCTTCTTTGCCGGTTTCGTGCTGGTGCAGTTCTTCATGCTGGGCGTGGGCATGCTGGGCTGCAAGGGCTTTGCCCAGATCTCCCGCCTGTCCGATGCCATCCTCATCCCGTCCATCTTCCTGCTGTGCGTGGTCGGTTCCTACGCCATCCATAACAACGTGGTGGAAGTGGCCATCATGCTCATCTTTGGTGTCATCGGCTATCTGGCGCGCAAGTTCGACTTCAATGCCGCCGCCATCGTGCTGGGCCTGATCCTCGGCCCCATCGGCGAACGCGGCCTGCGCCGCTCGCTGCTCATCAGCGACGGGGACCCGTCCATCCTCTTCTCCACGTCCCTGTGCTGGATCCTGATCGCTTTGTGCGTGCTGGGCGTGCTGTCGCCCCTGCTCATGGAGCGCATGGAGCGCCGTATGCGCGAAAGCGCCGAAAGCTAG
- a CDS encoding sigma-54 interaction domain-containing protein: MYRNDWYRHHDCGNFLHALLGECWQPDLLIQLGGLPPETAATAFCPAASPQPDFVPLKDLLDAYPAAGTIFRRLPEPDGLPPILALLGQERELEALEALLALCLRRIDSLRPGVIKGLLLCLSERLLRLPLSSADAVRPYLRLCRELHMTITCSGNFIPKLPALCFRARAQAFRIADREEMALFDLLIGTLNVCNTPRHNDPRLHAIMLRGRRQLESLRKPDLFETAAPYLGILAFLEGDYDQAMSIFTRVSRKLRAQERHLFELFYVRHWSFAAANRGDFDLAASLLLSRLRQSSIRNDMSLTRSLRSQLASLYLRTGKSDKALEQLDIALSDITEQTDITSMVTTVHHLACYHMREGHADAAYHVLQNVLHKAAQRGFQRPTYLNGMVLELLEALHDRGFPPLPCYDFPQELQRCLNGPNRLLRGVALRLHGKQLAAAGQTAQAIEACRHSITLLDALHDALEAGKSRLLLAQLLLPEDEGKARLLLHEAWAVYPYLKHHFWPESLLPLIPRYLREGQDQAVSERSLLAAYREHFAPQRLRTSFESFLPILLTESAQILGAEHSCLFLQSHPSAPLRQLASQDSSAVGPELSIPSTLDEIAGIVAEGSPLLLDNLGGGSGARVILAGIPVDCRPYGIYVLCHMGSFREEIRPMLSEDLLRDIGRILAWSCTTVLETEQSVLRNAPLPEGHQELVCASPEMRRFLEDIDTVAGTDASILLNGESGVGKEMLARRIHEKSGRSGRLVTINMASLQDDLFESEFFGHEKGSFTGAISSKIGLVELAENGTLFLDELTEASPRVQAKLLRVLQERSFLRVGGTHPININFRLVAASNRHMKEAVRQGRFRADLYYRVAVIYLKIPPLRERRQDILPLARYYLHYFANRHARPCVQDFSDENRRLLEQWPWPGNIRELRNVVEQSVILSGGRTLFFHENILDDDPPAVPQEAPSAVPPAIPARLSSLEEMEKAHIAAVLEHTAWRIDGKGGALTILKISRSALYAKIRKYGLSRNA, translated from the coding sequence ATGTACAGAAACGACTGGTACCGACATCACGACTGCGGGAATTTCCTGCATGCCCTGCTGGGGGAATGCTGGCAGCCCGATCTGCTGATACAGCTGGGGGGCCTGCCCCCGGAAACGGCAGCAACGGCTTTCTGTCCTGCTGCGTCTCCGCAGCCGGACTTCGTTCCCCTGAAAGACCTGCTGGACGCATACCCTGCCGCCGGGACGATATTCCGCCGGTTGCCGGAGCCGGATGGCCTGCCCCCGATCCTTGCCCTGCTGGGGCAGGAACGCGAGCTCGAAGCGCTGGAGGCCCTGCTGGCCCTCTGCCTGCGCCGCATCGACAGCCTGCGGCCCGGGGTCATCAAGGGGCTGCTGCTCTGCCTGTCGGAACGTCTGCTCCGCCTGCCCCTGTCTTCCGCTGATGCCGTGCGCCCCTATCTCCGGCTCTGCCGGGAACTCCATATGACCATCACCTGTTCGGGCAACTTCATCCCGAAACTTCCCGCCCTCTGCTTCCGGGCCAGGGCACAGGCCTTCCGCATCGCCGACAGGGAAGAGATGGCGCTCTTCGACCTGCTGATCGGGACGCTCAATGTCTGCAACACCCCGCGGCACAACGATCCGCGCCTGCATGCCATCATGCTGCGCGGCCGCCGCCAGCTGGAATCCCTGCGCAAGCCCGACCTGTTCGAGACCGCGGCCCCCTACCTGGGCATCCTTGCCTTCCTGGAAGGGGATTACGATCAGGCCATGAGCATCTTTACCCGCGTCAGCCGCAAGCTGCGTGCCCAGGAACGCCACCTGTTCGAACTTTTCTATGTCCGCCACTGGAGTTTTGCCGCGGCCAACCGCGGCGACTTCGATCTGGCGGCCAGCCTGCTGCTCTCCCGCCTGCGCCAGTCGTCCATCCGTAACGACATGTCCCTGACCCGCAGCCTCCGCAGCCAGCTGGCCTCCCTGTACCTGCGGACAGGAAAAAGCGACAAGGCCCTGGAGCAGCTGGATATCGCTCTTTCCGACATCACGGAGCAGACGGACATCACGAGCATGGTCACCACGGTGCACCATCTGGCCTGCTACCACATGCGGGAAGGCCACGCCGACGCTGCCTACCATGTGTTGCAGAACGTCTTGCACAAGGCGGCCCAGCGCGGTTTCCAGCGTCCCACCTATCTGAACGGCATGGTGCTCGAACTGCTCGAGGCCCTCCATGACCGGGGCTTTCCTCCCCTGCCCTGCTATGATTTTCCCCAGGAGCTGCAACGCTGCCTCAACGGTCCCAACCGACTGCTGCGGGGCGTGGCCCTGCGCCTGCACGGCAAGCAGCTGGCCGCGGCGGGACAGACGGCCCAGGCCATCGAGGCCTGCCGCCACAGCATCACCCTGCTGGACGCCCTGCATGACGCGCTGGAAGCAGGCAAGAGCCGCCTGCTGCTGGCCCAGCTGCTGCTGCCGGAAGATGAAGGCAAGGCCCGCCTGCTGCTCCATGAAGCCTGGGCGGTCTACCCTTACCTGAAGCATCACTTCTGGCCGGAATCCCTGCTCCCGCTCATTCCCCGCTACCTGCGGGAAGGCCAGGACCAGGCCGTCTCCGAGCGTTCCCTGCTGGCGGCCTATCGTGAGCATTTTGCCCCGCAGCGGCTGCGGACCTCGTTCGAATCCTTCCTGCCCATCCTCCTGACGGAATCCGCCCAGATCCTGGGAGCGGAGCACAGCTGCCTCTTCTTGCAATCCCATCCTTCGGCACCTCTGCGCCAGCTGGCAAGCCAGGACAGCTCCGCCGTCGGGCCGGAGCTCTCCATCCCCTCCACCCTGGACGAGATCGCAGGCATCGTGGCCGAAGGCTCCCCGCTCCTGCTGGACAATCTGGGCGGCGGCAGCGGTGCCCGTGTCATCCTGGCGGGCATCCCCGTGGACTGCCGCCCCTACGGCATCTATGTCCTGTGTCACATGGGGTCGTTCCGGGAAGAGATCCGCCCCATGCTCAGTGAGGATCTTCTGCGGGACATCGGCAGGATCCTGGCCTGGTCCTGCACCACGGTCCTGGAGACGGAACAGAGCGTGCTGCGCAATGCCCCCCTGCCGGAAGGCCATCAGGAACTGGTCTGCGCTTCGCCGGAGATGCGGCGTTTTCTTGAAGACATAGATACCGTGGCCGGAACGGATGCCTCCATCCTGCTCAACGGGGAATCCGGAGTAGGCAAGGAGATGCTGGCCCGCCGCATCCACGAAAAAAGCGGTCGCAGCGGGCGGCTTGTCACCATCAACATGGCCAGCCTTCAGGACGACCTGTTCGAGAGCGAATTCTTCGGCCATGAAAAAGGCTCGTTCACCGGCGCCATCAGCAGCAAGATCGGTCTGGTGGAGCTGGCGGAAAACGGCACGCTTTTCCTCGACGAACTGACGGAAGCCAGCCCGCGGGTCCAGGCCAAGCTTTTGCGGGTCCTGCAGGAGCGGTCGTTCCTGCGGGTGGGCGGGACGCATCCCATCAACATCAATTTCCGCCTCGTGGCGGCATCCAACCGCCATATGAAGGAGGCCGTGCGCCAGGGCAGGTTCCGGGCGGACCTCTATTACCGGGTCGCCGTCATCTACCTGAAGATCCCGCCCCTCCGGGAACGACGGCAGGACATCCTGCCGCTGGCCCGTTATTATCTGCATTACTTCGCCAACCGTCATGCCCGCCCCTGCGTGCAGGATTTTTCCGACGAGAACCGCCGGCTGCTGGAACAATGGCCCTGGCCGGGCAATATCCGGGAACTGCGCAACGTGGTGGAACAGTCCGTGATCCTGAGCGGCGGCCGCACCTTGTTCTTCCACGAGAACATCCTGGACGACGATCCTCCGGCCGTACCGCAGGAAGCGCCTTCTGCCGTACCGCCCGCCATACCGGCGCGGCTCTCCTCTCTGGAAGAGATGGAAAAAGCCCATATCGCGGCTGTCCTGGAGCATACGGCCTGGCGCATCGACGGCAAGGGCGGCGCGCTCACCATCCTCAAGATCAGCCGCTCCGCCCTGTACGCCAAGATCCGCAAGTACGGGCTCAGCCGCAACGCCTGA
- a CDS encoding FAD-dependent oxidoreductase produces MGYPVTVFEARPFPGGMLRYGIPAYRLPDDVVATQVRRLEEIGVRFCCNTRVGKGADVSLAELKRRGYKAIMLAPGTSASRRLELEGSDLPGVHWGLDFLSACRSDEKPVISSDVVVVGGGDVAVDAAITARRLGAARVHMACLESREEMPAYPHNQKDAEDEGIEFHCGFGPARLLQEDGRLVGLELHACTSLKDEEGRFAPRFDTSSTLRLAASHVIFAIGQVSELDGFAGDVNVERGRIVVEDITLATSQWGVFAAGDAATGPASVVAAIAGGRECAISIDRMLKGADIQGERGRKRPQVPEDRLPGQGIGQEPRHERGRVPADPQDPMAENVRPLDMEACFAEALRCMTCGSRSRIAYNDDCMTCFTCELRCPSGAIFVHPFKERFARTLDQVDVVKS; encoded by the coding sequence ATGGGTTATCCTGTCACGGTCTTCGAAGCCCGTCCGTTCCCCGGCGGCATGCTGCGTTACGGCATCCCCGCCTACCGTCTGCCCGATGACGTGGTGGCCACCCAGGTCCGCCGTCTTGAAGAGATCGGCGTGCGTTTCTGCTGCAATACTCGTGTGGGCAAGGGCGCGGACGTCAGCCTGGCCGAACTGAAGCGCCGCGGCTACAAGGCCATCATGCTGGCCCCCGGTACCTCCGCCAGCCGCCGTCTGGAACTGGAAGGCAGCGATCTGCCCGGCGTGCACTGGGGGCTGGATTTCCTGAGCGCCTGCCGCAGCGATGAAAAGCCTGTCATCAGCAGTGACGTGGTGGTCGTGGGCGGCGGTGACGTGGCCGTGGACGCGGCCATCACGGCCCGTCGTCTCGGTGCCGCCCGAGTCCACATGGCCTGCCTGGAAAGCCGGGAAGAGATGCCCGCCTATCCCCACAACCAGAAGGATGCCGAAGACGAAGGGATCGAGTTCCATTGCGGCTTCGGGCCGGCCCGCCTGCTGCAGGAAGATGGCCGTCTGGTGGGCCTGGAACTGCATGCCTGCACCAGCCTCAAGGACGAGGAAGGCCGCTTCGCCCCCCGTTTCGACACTTCGTCCACCCTGCGCCTGGCCGCGTCGCACGTTATCTTCGCCATCGGCCAGGTCTCGGAACTGGACGGTTTCGCCGGTGATGTGAACGTGGAACGCGGCCGCATCGTGGTGGAGGACATCACCCTGGCCACCAGCCAGTGGGGCGTGTTCGCCGCCGGTGACGCGGCCACGGGCCCGGCCTCTGTGGTGGCGGCCATCGCCGGTGGCCGTGAGTGCGCCATCTCCATCGACCGCATGCTCAAAGGGGCCGACATCCAGGGCGAGCGCGGCCGCAAACGTCCCCAGGTTCCCGAGGACCGCCTGCCCGGCCAGGGCATCGGCCAGGAGCCCCGCCATGAGCGCGGCCGTGTGCCCGCCGATCCGCAGGATCCCATGGCGGAGAACGTGCGCCCCCTCGATATGGAAGCCTGCTTTGCCGAAGCCCTGCGCTGCATGACCTGCGGCAGCCGTTCGCGTATCGCCTACAATGACGACTGTATGACCTGTTTCACCTGTGAGCTGCGTTGTCCTTCCGGGGCCATCTTCGTGCATCCGTTCAAGGAACGGTTTGCCCGGACCCTTGATCAGGTTGACGTCGTAAAGAGCTAA